The following are from one region of the Aspergillus luchuensis IFO 4308 DNA, chromosome 4, nearly complete sequence genome:
- a CDS encoding beta-glucosidase (CAZy:GH3;~COG:G;~EggNog:ENOG410PINP;~InterPro:IPR017853,IPR019800,IPR036962,IPR002772, IPR036881,IPR026891,IPR013783,IPR001764;~PFAM:PF14310,PF00933,PF01915;~go_function: GO:0004553 - hydrolase activity, hydrolyzing O-glycosyl compounds [Evidence IEA];~go_process: GO:0005975 - carbohydrate metabolic process [Evidence IEA]), whose protein sequence is MFGSCAEILRSNFEKMKVSLTLYAAALQLADAAVVQKRTVDVAELEHYWSYGRSEPVYPTPETSGSGDWEEAFTKAKSLVAQMTDDEKNNITYGYTSTTNGCSGMSGGVPRLGYPGMCLQDAASGVRGTDMVNAYASGLHIGASWNRDLAYEHAHYMGAEFKRKGANVALGPVVGPLGRMARGGRNWEGYSNDPYLSGSLVQNTIRGLQESVIACVKHFIGNEQETNRNTPQLLEDSYNQSVSSNIDDKTIHELYLWPFQDAVKAGAGAVMCSYNRINNSYGCQNSKNLNGLLKGELGFQGFVVSDWNAQQSGIASAAAGLDMVMPDSVYWENGNLSLAVRNGSLSSTRLDDMATRIVAAWYKYAELEDPGFGMPISLLEPHEPVDARDPASKATILQEAIEGHVIVKNTDNALPLKEPKFLSLFGYDAIAAQRNTMDDLSWSLWTMGLDNTLSYPNGTAVDPSHLKYMFLFSTNPSENGPGVALNGTMISGGGSGSSTPSYIDAPFDAFQRQAYEDNTFLAWDFASQSPVVNPASEACLVFINEAAAEGWDRPYVADPYSDTLVENVASQCNNTMVIIHNAGIRLVDRWVDNPNVTAVIYGHLPGQDSGRALVEIMYGKQSPSGRLPYTVAKNASDYGALLSPVVPSGTKDLYYPQDNFTEGVYIDYKAFEQKNITPRYEFGYGLTYSTFDYSGLKIFINTGANTDYLPPNSTIEEGGIPALWDVVATVTCSVANTGSVAAAEVAQLYLGIPGGPAKVLRGFEKKLIQPGHHTKVQFDLTRRDLSSWDVVNQVWGLQKGDYSVYVGKSVLDTQLTGTLTI, encoded by the exons ATGTTTGGATCCTGCGCC GAAATCCTCCGCAGCAACTttgagaagatgaaggtgtCGCTCACCCTCTATGCGGCTGCGCTGCAGCTGGCAGATGCCGCTGTAGTCCAGAAGCGAACAGTCGACGTTGCTGAGCTAGAGCACTACTGGTCCTATGGACGCTCAGAACCTGTCTATCCCACTC CCGAAACCAGTGGATCGGGTGATTGGGAAGAGGCGTTCACTAAAGCCAAGTCTCTCGTGGCACAGATGACCGACGATGAGAAGAATAACATCACCTATGGTTATACGTCTACGACAAACGGTTGCTCTGGAATGTCTGGTGGTGTCCCCCGACTGGGGTACCCAGGGATGTGTCTTCAAGATGCAGCGAGCGGTGTGCGGGGAACTGACATGGTCAACGCTTACGCCTCGGGTCTCCATATCGGGGCTTCGTGGAACCGTGACCTCGCCTATGAGCACGCACATTATATGGGTGCAGAGTTCAAGCGCAAGGGAGCGAATGTTGCTCTTGGACCCGTTGTAGGCCCGTTGGGCCGCATGGCGCGAGGTGGTCGCAATTGGGAAGGATACAGTAATGACCCCTACCTCTCTGGCTCCCTCGTTCAGAACACCATCCGTGGACTTCAGGAGTCTGTCATTGCCTGCGTCAAGCATTTCATCGGAAATGAGCAGGAGACGAACCGCAACACGCCCCAACTACTAGAAGACAGCTATAACCAGTCTGTTTCCTCCAATATCGATGACAAAACTATCCACGAGCTTTACTTGTGGCCCTTCCAGGATGCAGTCaaagctggtgctggtgccgtCATGTGCAGCTACAATCGCATCAACAACAGCTATGGATGTCAAAACAGCAAGAACTTGAACGGTCTGCTGAAGGGTGAACTGGGATTTCAAGGGTTTGTCGTCTCTGACTGGAATGCCCAGCAGTCGGGTATTGCCAGTGCAGCGGCAGGTCTCGATATGGTCATGCCTGACTCCGTCTATTGGGAAAATGGTAATCTATCGTTGGCTGTCCGTAATGGATCGCTCTCGTCTACGCGTCTCGATGACATGGCAACTCGCATCGTCGCTGCATGGTACAAGTATGCAGAGCTTGAAGACCCTGGCTTTGGCATGCCCATCAGCCTGCTGGAACCCCATGAGCCAGTTGATGCTCGCGACCCTGCCTCCAAGGCCACCATTCTCCAGGAGGCTATCGAAGGTCACGTCATTGTCAAAAATACTGACAACGCCTTGCCTCTGAAGGAACCGAAGTTCCTCTCACTTTTCGGATATGATGCCATCGCCGCGCAACGCAATACCATGGATGACCTTTCCTGGAGTCTCTGGACCATGGGCCTCGATAACACTCTAAGTTATCCTAACGGCACCGCCGTGGACCCCTCTCACCTTAAATACATGTTCCTCTTTAGCACCAACCCCTCTGAAAATGGCCCTGGTGTGGCCTTGAATGGTACCATGATCTCCGGGGGTGGCTCGGGCTCCAGCACCCCATCCTACATCGACGCTCCCTTCGATGCCTTCCAACGTCAGGCCTACGAAGACAACACTTTCCTTGCCTGGGACTTTGCCTCTCAGTCTCCAGTTGTGAACCCGGCTAGTGAAGCGTGCCTTGTCTTCATTAATGAAGCCGCAGCTGAAGGTTGGGACCGTCCGTACGTGGCCGACCCCTACTCCGATACTCTGGTCGAGAACGTCGCCTCCCAATGCAATAACACAATGGTGATCATCCACAACGCCGGCATCCGTCTCGTCGACCGCTGGGTCGACAACCCCAACGTCACTGCCGTCATCTACGGCCATCTCCCCGGTCAAGACAGCGGTCGCGCCCTCGTCGAGATCATGTACGGCAAACAATCCCCCTCTGGCCGTCTTCCCTACACCGTCGCCAAGAACGCTTCTGACTACGGTGCTCTCCTGAGCCCTGTCGTTCCTTCCGGAACTAAGGACTTGTACTACCCGCAGGACAACTTCACCGAAGGTGTCTATATCGATTACAAGGCCTTCGAGCAGAAGAACATCACCCCTCGCTATGAATTCGGCTACGGTCTCACCTACTCCACCTTCGATTACTCGGGTCTCAAGATCTTCATTAACACCGGTGCGAACACTGACTATCTACCTCCCAACTCTACCATCGAGGAAGGCGGTATTCCCGCCCTCTGGGATGTAGTGGCTACGGTTACCTGCTCGGTCGCCAACACTGGATCTGTTGCTGCGGCTGAAGTCGCTCAGCTCTATCTGGGTATCCCCGGTGGCCCAGCGAAGGTCCTCCGTGGTTTCGAGAAGAAACTTATCCAGCCGGGCCATCACACGAAGGTCCAATTTGATCTGACGAGACGCGATCTTAGTTCATGGGATGTAGTGAACCAAGTTTGGGGTTTGCAGAAGGGTGATTATTCGGTTTATGTGGGAAAGAGTGTGCTTGATACCCAGTTGACGGGGACGTTGACGATCTAA
- a CDS encoding putative DEAD/DEAH box helicase (COG:A;~EggNog:ENOG410PFMB;~InterPro:IPR027417,IPR014001,IPR001650,IPR011545;~PFAM:PF04851,PF00271,PF00270;~go_function: GO:0003676 - nucleic acid binding [Evidence IEA];~go_function: GO:0005524 - ATP binding [Evidence IEA]) — protein MADPQKLLSWYTGLYSRTVDLVGDYAGSELFIIEGDSLLLHCFADDQLDFSNGFQLLHATYIVERLLAQLRQRNCNFHIVFFGNNSGASIPPHADESSLPKYRLAREAILQHLQQNAPKAFPSMQVRCFDTYNCSDFEEYLTSEGVYFIMCHDGALSSPSGQDGAFGRALEDPEKVLSEDSSDSGCDETFDSALPSFWTNRVTLRSMIHWFIAHGFNTSLLNSLECRDTKVFTMVLEGSAERAQNLFCVDSVSLDIADDTESSDSDTEEVISETNLVHCHVEASPSAQRPSPTIPSSVEPTLRNFPRILGATDHTLTQREWATVLAASVLLTSDCREENEMLGLRALLIHTIILSECELENRVYDPKHRRPGELLLVKYVEVFRSVITSQLWHEVMRTRPLTCDVADLIDGRLFLEMMQLQIICPSDLECSFSQSVVDRFSLLASLVKGICGVEIASFQVRAKTSGSKASSNKKTRSSGRCQVFSRTKATAVLPFDNPDFDSHLKPISLAIDKSAAGKELAVSRIFQEISHWHNHRRLLGQRNAIPPSEWLLRRNQKFMAETEQYAASLTDAKPESIFVKTNLKVLPRKNPASEAMERDRTSLSTKNGPKQTRQPKASASASVKAEAEVHFREQREKNLERQLKAWKAKRHGIEHADNLVQRYQDASEYLHSLKRKGDCLIELDILAYLIMTLAQLWKTKCETEKNKPMGIVALIWFLILKISKAKQGITIGIRCFVEETIKALNLPRIDIPCHSSGKATSSFTPIPSQHANLQTGLSQVEFQLVHAGPYFDRNMESAPDPRVHDFEPDRWQRDILDQIDAKASLFVVAPTSAGKTFISFYAMKQILESSDDGVLVYVAPTKALVNQIAAEVQARFSKSYKYAGKSVWAIHTRDYRINNPTSCQILITVPHILQIMLLAPSNADSWASRIQRIIFDEIHCIGQSDDGVVWEQLLLLAPCPIIALSATVGNPEEFSNWLRLTQNANGHELKMIEHKTRWSDLRKFEYRPPSTFIFNGLSNVTHLAALGLDACPNMSFIHPVASLTNRSRGFPDDLTLEPRDCWTLWKAMDKYKTADYPLDKALDPSNALPGVISKANILEWEVKLKLVLKHWMNISDSPFDAVVSELSRGSYVEKNDNVQVSSGKLGQSDEPRAVNNTLLSTTLPLICSLHDQDALPAIFFNYDRSQCERMCQHILDELEQSEARWKSSSTSWASKISEWEKWKKSEEKRPKQKKPVKGKSRSEDRDENMSRAEQMRETASAESSWHASFDPDEPISRFSLADKKKLAGSEFEEHAQELRKRQVSPRLIDAMKRGIGVHHAGMNRKYRQVCEMLFRRGYLRVVIATGTLALGINMPCKTVVFAGDSVFLTALGFRQAAGRAGRRGFDFLGNVVFQCLPDSKIHRLLSSKLPSLNGHFPLSTTLVLRLFILLQKSNRSNFAVQAINSILSCPRIYLGGPEAKHTVLHHLRFSIEYLRRNQLLDASGRPLNFSGTISHLYYTENSSFAFHALLNGGYFHRLCKNIGKKPKETLLTLMLVMSHLFGRKYLPPVALENLRTSEKKSPSVVILPSLPKEAASILRSHNKKTQDIYTSYVTTFVEQHIIDPGCFLPLTGMKCGGDKSPEGISHALPVTPPTRVTSSFAALSGHGDKWRSISDLCNKVRSGVWLEQAVVPYVGLYPEEGKLPLNAYLYDFFKHGNVKALEKGNMIRRGDIWFLLNDFSLVLATIVTDFENYLKLSPSIDLDLLDVAGSGDVHEIDLDDSAYDANDPLPGTAAKSAHLPQVRMQATTKPPLTSASANPKKAKVADSWEDELNDDEESENKVPEREENAKATNNPTSSTLPSDTEQGFLQVLRAFRMLQAEFNEKFKAMWA, from the exons ATGGCAGATCCACAGAAACTCCTGTCTTG GTACACTGGCCTGTACTCCCGTACCGTCGACCTCGTTGGCGACTATGCAGGCAGTgagctcttcatcatcgaaggAGACTCACTTCTCTTGCACTGCTTCGCCGACGATCAACTTGATTTCTCCAATGGCTTTCAGCTGCTTCATGCCACTTACATCGTGGAGCGGTTGCTAGCACAGCTTCGACAACGAAACTGCAATTTTcacatcgtcttcttcggcaacAACTCGGGGGCATCTATTCCACCACATGCTGATGAATCATCGTTGCCGAAGTACCGTTTAGCTCGTGAAGCCATTTTACAGCATCTCCAACAGAATGCTCCTAAGGCTTTCCCATCCATGCAAGTGAGATGCTTTGATACATACAACTGCTCTGATTTTGAGGAATATCTTACTTCGGAGGGGGTCTATTTTATCATGTGTCATGATGGTGCCTTGTCAAGTCCTAGCGGGCAGGACGGAGCATTTGGTAGAGCTCTAGAAGACCCCGAGAAAGTACTGTCAGAAGATAGCTCAGACAGTGGCTGTGATGAAACTTTCGATAGCGCTCTTCCCTCGTTTTGGACGAATAGAGTTACGCTCAGGTCGATGATACACTGGTTTATCGCACATGGCTTCAATACCTCTTTGTTGAACAGCTTGGAGTGTCGTGATACCAAG GTGTTTACTATGGTTCTAGAGGGCTCCGCAGAACGGGCACAGAATCTTTTCTGCGTGGATTCTGTTAGCCTGGACATTGCGGATGATACGGAATCATCTGACTCTGATACAGAAGAAGTGATATCTGAAACCAATCTGGTGCATTGTCACGTCGAAGCTAGCCCCAGTGCTCAAAGACCTTCCCCCACTATCCCTTCCTCAGTCGAGCCTACTCTACGCAATTTCCCGCGTATCTTGGGCGCCACTGATCACACTCTCACTCAGCGAGAGTGGGCCACAGTCCTAGCAGCAAGTGTCCTGCTAACTTCTGACTGCCGCGAAGAGAATGAGATGTTGGGGCTACGTGCTCTGTTGATACACACAATCATTCTGAGTGAGTGCGAACTTGAAAACCGCGTGTATGATCCCAAACACCGTCGTCCTGGTGAATTGTTGCTGGTAAAATATGTTGAAGTATTTCGGAGTGTCATCACATCACAGTTGTGGCATGAGGTTATGAGGACTAGACCCCTGACCTGTGATGTGGCGGATCTGATTGACGGGCGGTTGTTTCTTGAGATGATGCAATTGCAAATAATCTGTCCGTCTGATCTTGAATGCTCCTTCAGCCAATCAGTCGTGGATAGATTCTCGCTGCTTGCCTCACTAGTGAAAGGCATATGTGGCGTCGAAATTGCTAGCTTTCAAGTGAGAGCCAAAACTAGCGGtagcaaagcaagcagcaaTAAGAAAACTAGGAGTTCGGGCAGGTGTCAAGTTTTTAGTCGGACAAAGGCAACTGCCGTGCTCCCTTTCGACAACCCCGACTTTGACAGCCATCTCAAGCCGATATCGCTTGCCATTGACAAatctgctgctgggaaggAACTTGCAGTGTCGCGAATTTTTCAGGAAATCAGCCACTGGCATAATCATCGCAGACTGCTAGGTCAGCGGAATGCAATTCCTCCTTCGGAGTGGCTTCTTCGCCGTAACCAGAAGTTCATGGCCGAAACTGAGCAGTATGCTGCCAGTCTCACAGATGCGAAACCAGAGTCAATTTTTGTAAAGACTAACCTCAAGGTCTTGCCAAGGAAAAATCCGGCCTCTGAAGCTATGGAGAGAGACAGGACCTCTCTATCCACGAAGAATGGCCCAAAACAGACAAGACAACCAAAGGCCAGCGCATCTGCGTCGGTTAAAGCGGAGGCAGAAGTTCACTTCCGGGAACAACGGGAGAAAAACCTTGAAAGACAATTGAAAGCATGGAAAGCTAAACGCCATGGTATCGAGCATGCCGACAATCTGGTCCAGAGATATCAAGATGCTTCCGAGTATCTCCACAGCTTAAAGAGAAAGGGAGACTGTCTGATAGAGCTAGACATACTCGCCTATCTCATAATGACCCTGGCGCAGCTGTGGAAAACCAAGTGCGAAACAGAGAAGAATAAGCCTATGGGGATAGTGGCACTCATATGGTTCCTGATTCTTAAGATCTCAAAGGCGAAACAAGGCATTACGATCGGCATTCGATGCTTTGTTGAAGAAACTATCAAAGCGCTCAATCTCCCACGTATTGACATCCCCTGCCACAGTTCAGGAAAAGCTACATCCTCATTCACACCAATACCTTCACAGCACGCCAACTTGCAAACGGGCCTGTCACAAGTTGAGTTTCAGCTTGTTCATGCGGGTCCATACTTTGATCGAAATATGGAATCGGCACCAGACCCTCGTGTTCATGATTTTGAACCTGATCGGTGGCAGAGAGATATCTTGGACCAAATCGACGCTAAAGCGAGTCTTTTCGTTGTCGCTCCCACCAGTGCAGGAAAGACTTTCATATC ATTCTATGCTATGAAACAGATCCTCGAGAGCAGTGACGACGGGGTCTTGGTGTACGTTGCCCCGACTAAAGCACTCGTTAACCAGATCGCCGCCGAGGTCCAAGCAAGATTCAGTAAGAGCTACAAATACGCTGGAAAGTCTGTCTGGGCTATCCATACCCGTGATTACCGCATCAACAACCCAACTAGCTGTCAGATTTTGATCACAGTGCCACACATCCTTCAGATTATGCTTCTTGCTCCGTCAAATGCGGACTCGTGGGCGTCTCGCATTCAGCGTATCATTTTCGATGAAATCCACTGCATTGGACAATCAGATGATGGAGTGGTATGGGAGcaattgcttcttcttgcacCGTGCCCTATCATTGCACTTTCCGCGACGGTCGGTAATCCCGAAGAATTCAGTAACTGGTTGAGGTTGACTCAGAATGCAAATGGCCATGAACTGAAAATGATTGAGCACAAAACGAGATGGTCGGATTTGAGAAAGTTTGAATACAGACCTCCATCCACTTTCATCTTTAACGGGCTATCGAATGTCACTCATCTAGCTGCACTCGGCCTCGATGCCTGTCCAAACATGTCCTTTATACATCCTGTGGCAAGCCTGACCAACCGATCTCGTGGATTCCCGGACGATCTGACTCTCGAGCCGCGTGACTGTTGGACACTTTGGAAGGCCATGGACAAGTACAAAACAGCAGATTATCCGCTTGATAAGGCGTTGGATCCGTCAAACGCGCTGCCAGGTGTCATATCCAAAGCCAACATATTGGAGTGGGAGGTCAAACTGAAGCTGGTACTGAAACATTGGATGAACATCTCAGACTCTCCATTTGATGCTGTTGTATCGGAACTCTCACGAGGAAGCTATGTAGAGAAGAACGACAACGTGCAGGTATCGTCTGGCAAACTCGGCCAGTCAGATGAGCCCCGCGCAGTGAATAACACACTTCTCAGCACAACACTGCCCCTGATCTGTTCTCTCCATGACCAAGACGCCCTACCagctattttctttaattatgaTCGAAGTCAGTGTGAGAGGATGTGTCAGCATATTCTTGATGAACTGGAACAGTCCGAGGCCCGGTGGAAGTCCTCAAGTACAAGCTGGGCGAGCAAGATTAGTGAGTGGGAAAAGTGGAAGAAGTCGGAAGAAAAGCGCCCCAAACAAAAAAAACCTGTTAAAGGGAAAAGCCGATCTGAAGACAGAGATGAAAATATGTCCAGAGCAGAACAGATGCGTGAGACTGCGTCTGCAGAATCGAGTTGGCACGCATCGTTTGACCCAGATGAGCCAATATCGAGGTTTTCCCTAGCTgataagaagaagctggcggGTTCTGAGTTTGAGGAACATGCTCAAGAGCTGCGGAAACGGCAGGTCTCTCCTCGGTTGATTGATGCTATGAAGCGTGGGATCGGTGTCCATCACGCTGGTATGAATCGCAAGTACCGACAGGTTTGTGAGATGCTCTTCCGCAGGGGCTACCTCCGGGTTGTCATCGCCACAGGTACATTGGCTCTTGGTATCAATATGCCATGCAAAACCGTCGTCTTCGCCGGTGATTCTGTCTTTCTAACGGCGCTTGGATTTCGGCAAGCAGCTGGTCGAGCTGGACGCCGAGGCTTCGACTTCCTAGGAAACGTGGTCTTTCAGTGTCTTCCGGATTCCAAGATTCACCGTCTACTCAGCTCGAAGCTTCCAAGCTTGAATGGCCATTTTCCGTTGTCTACCACTCTAGTACTACGACTTTTCATTCTGCTTCAGAAGTCTAATCGGTCTAATTTTGCCGTCCAAGCCATCAACTCGATTCTTTCATGCCCACGGATTTACCTGGGAGGGCCAGAGGCCAAACATACTGTTCTCCATCACCTGCGGTTCTCGATCGAATACCTCCGTCGCAATCAGCTCCTCGACGCTAGCGGTCGTCCCCTCAATTTTTCGGGCACTATATCGCATCTATACTACACCGAAAATTCGAGCTTTGCATTCCATGCGCTCCTCAACGGTGGATACTTTCACCGTCTGTGCAAGAATATCGGCAAGAAACCCAAAGAAACTCTACTCACATTGATGCTTGTTATGTCGCACTTATTCGGTCGCAAGTATCTACCTCCAGTTGCCCTTGAGAACCTCCGAACCTCTGAGAAGAAATCCCCATCTGTTGTGATTCTTCCAAGTCTTCCGAAGGAGGCAGCTAGTATCTTGCGCAGTCATAACAAGAAGACTCAAGATATTTACACATCTTATGTCACCACCTTTGTTGAGCAGCACATCATAGATCCAGGCTGTTTTCTCCCGCTGACAGGAATGAAATGCGGTGGCGACAAATCTCCGGAGGGAATCAGCCACGCACTGCCCGTTACTCCTCCGACCCGAGTCACATCGTCATTCGCGGCACTTTCTGGTCATGGCGATAAATGGCGGAGCATATCTGACCTTTGCAATAAGGTCCGCAGCGGTGTCTGGCTAGAACAGGCAGTGGTACCGTATGTGGGACTTTACCCGGAAGAGGGCAAACTTCCACTCAATGCGTATCTATATGATTTCTTCAAACACGGAAATGTAAAGGCATTGGAGAAGGGAAATATGATCCGCAGGGGTGATATCTGGTTTCTCCTGAACGACTTTTCCCTGGTCCTTGCCACCATTGTCACTGATTTCGAGAACTATCTCAAGCTGTCCCCAAGCATTGACCTGGACTTGTTGGATGTGGCTGGTAGTGGTGATGTGCACGAGATCGACTTGGATGATAGTGCTTATGATGCAAACGATCCCCTGCCAGGGACAGCCGCGAAATCAGCCCATTTACCCCAAGTCCGGATGCAAGCCACAACCAAGCCCCCGCTCACTTCGGCATCCGCCAATCCAAAGAAAGCGAAGGTAGCAGACAGCTGGGAAGATGAGTTgaatgacgatgaagaaAGTGAGAACAAGGTACCcgagagagaggaaaatgCAAAGGCCACTAACAAtcccacttcctccacttTACCGAGTGATACTGAGCAGGGATTTTTGCAAGTCTTGAGGGCGTTCAGAATGCTTCAAGCTGAGTTCAATGAGAAGTTCAAGGCCATGTGGGCATAA
- a CDS encoding Rieske [2Fe-2S] domain protein (COG:S;~EggNog:ENOG410PJV9;~InterPro:IPR009078,IPR017941,IPR007402,IPR036922;~PFAM:PF00355,PF04305;~go_function: GO:0051537 - 2 iron, 2 sulfur cluster binding [Evidence IEA];~go_process: GO:0055114 - oxidation-reduction process [Evidence IEA]), producing the protein MARVRLAPLSSLTQTRYVLHLSDGKRLVLFRLPTIETPKTKDKPRARNDANGWSYYAMEAECPHAGGPMKDSSIDIEDSAYIVSCPWHAYDFNVETGESSVGIKACTFPVDVSDEDMVAVEYTSEKLGEGVELAKLEAVSEQMKLKKSVKGVNGAKTTNGTRGEDETETAPIRYLDDNATVCEWCAHILNTSNPEHKIELTAHLFKLFTEREGTDKPMVIGTRDGVDLPDLPPRDGVKDVNRQAVPKPGRGGTQKSRINMLHALANIEQWAIDLAVDICVRFAKFQTDSPDALGLPRAFFHDWLKVANDEAKHFSLLRTRLEELGSYFGALPVHHGLWDSATVTAHDLRARISIIALVHEARGLDVNPVTIDKFRKAGDGDSVDTLEIIHNDEITHVTTGHRWLTWICAQEETDPVKVFRGNVQKYFRGPLREPFNTEARLQAGLDKRYYENLSGYEGVQPA; encoded by the coding sequence ATGGCGCGTGTCCGCCTTGCCCCGCTCTCCTCCCTCACTCAAACCCGCTACGTCCTACACCTCTCCGACGGCAAAcgcctcgtcctcttccgccTCCCCACGATCGAGACCCCGAAAACCAAAGACAAACCTCGTGCGCGCAATGACGCCAACGGCTGGTCCTACTACGCCATGGAAGCGGAGTGTCCGCATGCCGGCGGCCCGATGAAAGATTCCTCCATCGACATTGAAGATTCGGCGTATATCGTGTCTTGTCCGTGGCATGCATATGATTTCAATGTTGAGACGGGAGAGTCGAGTGTGGGGATCAAGGCGTGCACGTTTCCTGTTGATGTGAGCGATGAGGATATGGTGGCTGTTGAATATACGTCTGAGAAActgggagagggagtggagtTGGCGAAGTTGGAGGCTGTGAGTGAgcagatgaagttgaagaagagtgTCAAGGGTGTGAATGGTGCGAAGACGACGAATGGAACgcgtggtgaggatgagaccGAGACCGCTCCTATCCGGTATCTGGATGACAATGCGACGGTGTGTGAATGGTGTGCGCATATCTTGAACACTTCGAACCCGGAACATAAGATCGAGTTGACGGCGCATTTATTCAAACTGTTTACGGAGCGGGAGGGAACGGATAAGCCTATGGTTATCGGGACTAGGGACGGTGTTGACCTTCCTGATTTACCGCCTAGGGATGGCGTCAAGGACGTGAATCGACAGGCAGTTCCGAAGCCGGGTAGAGGTGGTACGCAGAAGAGCAGGATCAACATGCTGCATGCGCTGGCGAACATCGAACAATGGGCAATCGATCTGGCGGTTGATATCTGTGTGCGGTTTGCGAAGTTCCAGACGGACTCGCCGGATGCGCTGGGTCTCCCGCGGGCGTTTTTCCACGACTGGTTGAAGGTCGCTAATGATGAGGCGAAgcatttctctcttctccggaCAAGACTCGAGGAACTTGGCTCGTATTTCGGTGCCCTTCCGGTCCACCATGGACTATGGGACTCTGCGACCGTGACTGCCCATGATCTGCGCGCCCGGATCAGCATCATTGCGTTGGTGCACGAGGCGCGTGGGTTGGATGTGAACCCAGTGACGATTGACAAGTTCCGCAAggccggagatggagatagcgTGGACACGTTGGAGATTATCCACAATGATGAGATTACCCATGTCACGACGGGCCATCGCTGGTTGACCTGGATTTGTGCTCAGGAGGAGACGGATCCCGTCAAGGTGTTCCGGGGAAATGTACAAAAGTACTTCCGCGGGCCGTTGAGAGAACCGTTCAATACAGAGGCCAGGCTGCAGGCTGGTCTGGATAAGAGGTACTATGAAAATCTCTCGGGGTACGAGGGGGTTCAGCCTGCTTGA
- a CDS encoding uncharacterized protein (SECRETED:SignalP(1-20)): MQFTLITAFATAFLASFVAANPAPAPAPFEIGIGANAAANAAAEVAANAGLGAGAGIHFKA; the protein is encoded by the coding sequence ATGCAGTTCACTCTCATCACCGCTTTCGCCACTGCCTTCCTGGCCTCCTTCGTGGCCGCTAACCCTGCTCCCGCCCCGGCTCCCTTCGAGATCGGTATCGGTGCCAACGCTGCCGCTAACGCCGCTGCTGAGGTCGCTGCCAACGCTGGTCTCGGTGCCGGTGCTGGTATCCACTTCAAGGCTTAA